The Dethiosulfovibrio peptidovorans DSM 11002 nucleotide sequence TGATTTCGTGAAAATCCATCCTTTCGTGGGCAACGGCAGGACATCGAGGCTGCTCATGAACCTGGAGTTGATGAAAAGCGGCTTTCCACCGGTTGTCCTACCTGGCCTTTTTCAGTACGGTTCTACTTCAGGCCGTTGTAGATGATAACAAGTATGGCCGCGGGGGCCACCACCCTGAGGATCCAGGTCCAGGGGAAGAGCAGGGCGAAGAGGCGGCTGCCGTCGTTGGTGACCTCTTTTTTCATCCTGTCCCCTACTACCCATCCTGCGAACAGACAGATCAGTATGCCGCAGGTAGTGAGTAGCAGGTTGTTGCAGAGCCAGTCCAGGCCGTCCAGAAAGCCCATGCCGAGAGAGAGGGAGTAGAAGGCCTGTCCCAGGGCGTCTATGACGGTTGCTCCCGTGACCTTGGAGAAGTCCGGCTTGAGATAGAAGGCCATTCCCTCCGCGGCTCCGGAAGGCTACTATCAAGCCGAGCCATCCGACGATAGGCCAGGCTCCGCCCTTGAGCTTGCGAAAGGCCCCGACGGAGTTTCTCTTGGACGCCCTGCCTATGGCGAACTCGGCCAGCATGACCGAGGCGCCGATGCAGAACACCATGGCGAGGTAGATTATGAGAAAGGCCGCTCCTCCGTTTTTACCCGTTACGTAGGGAAAACGCCATATGTTTCCCAATCCCACCGCTGATCCTGCCGCGGCGAGCATGAATCCCATTCGGCTTCCCCATTGCTCTCTTTCGGTTCCATTGCCGTTTCCACTCAATTGTAAAACCTCCTAGGTGATGTAGTGATATCCAAGACGAATGGTCCTTACGGAAGACCTGCGTTTATAGATGTGCCGATAAAAAAAGGCCGGGATCTCGTAAGATCCCGGCCTGAAGTGCGGTCAGCTTTTGTTTAAACGCCGACGGAAGCTCCAGGATAGGACCTGCAGCTAATAACTAGGCTCATGACTATGGTCGCCGATGCGACTTTAAAATCGGTAAAACGGTTCAAAGCAAGTCCTCCTCTCTTTTGGGCGTCTTGGATTATGGGGTATTGTAGACACTAAAGCGAAGTTTGGCAAGAGGGAGTTTTATCCTCTTGGATGCCATGCTAGCCTCTTTCTCTCAGATATTCCTCCAAGATCTCACAGCATTTGGAAAAGTCCTTACGTCCCAGGCCGATTCGGAAGTGGTTTTCGTCGACCCCGAACACCGATCCTGGCAGGACCATGAGGCTTTTCTTCTCCACGACGTGGGTGAAAAAATCCTCTGCCGGGAAGTCTCCGTTCAGCACTGGAAAGCCTATGGATCCGGCCATCGGAGGAATCCAGCGGAACAGGTCCTCGTGTTTACCGAAGAACTCCGCCGCGGTTACGCCGTTTTCCGCCACTATCTTTCTGCAACGTTCCATCAGATCGTCGGCACATCTCAGGGCCATGATGGACAGGAGTTCCGACGGGGCGGAGCCGCATATCGTGGTGTAGTCTCTCAGGCAGGTCACCTTTTCCATCAGGTCGTGGTCGGTGCAGGCAAGCCACCCCATCCTCAGCCCCGGCAGTCCGTACGACTTGGAAAGTCCCGAAAGGCTTACGGCCTTGGGGTATATCTCCGCCGCTGATGGCAGCCGAAGCCCCGCGGTCGGTTCCAGCCCCCGATACATCTCGTCGGAGAAGACCCATATTCCCCTCTCTTCCGCCAGGCTCAGTATCCTTCGGAACTCCTCCTTCGTGGGCTGGAATCCCGTGGGGTTATGGGGAAAGTTGACAACCAGCAGCTTGGTCTCCGGTTTAAAAAGCGACTCCAGGCGCTTCAGGTCCAGTTTCCAGCGGTTCTCCTCCAGCACGATGGGCCATTCGGACACTGTGCATCCTATCGACCTTGGAATCTCAAGCAGCGACTGATATATAGGCGACAGGGCTATCACGTGGTCTCCCTGTTCCAGAAGGGCGTTCATCGCCAGAAATATGCCCTCCTCCGGAACCAGAGTTATCAGGTTCTCCGGACCGATCCCGTCATAGCGATCGGCGATTCCAGCCAGCAGGTCCGGATGCCCCTTGGGCTCGGTGTAGTTGAGGCGCAGATCTTTCCAGGCCTCCATCGTCTCGTCGCCCCCGAGGGCCATCAGTTCGGCGACGGTCATGCTCTCGCAGTCCGAGGCGCTCATTATATGTTTCGCCGAGAATTCGTACCTGGCGAAATACCGCTCCAGCTTGAACGAGCGTATCTTCAAATGAATCAGCTCCTTGTCGTTTCAAGATTCTTAGATCACTTTAGCCGTTGAATAGGGGAGACGCAAGTGAAATCGAAGAGCGATGGTGTATCATCGATGACTCTGGACGTCGACGGTTTTTTCGACAGGTTCTTCGGTCCTGAGGGCAACGATACGGACCACTCTTTCGTAGCGGTCGAAAAAGGAGCGCCTGTCGGGCTGATATTGGGTGGTGTCAGGCGATTCGACGGATATCGAAACATGAGGTGCGGTACTCTATGCGTTCCTCCCGAGATTCGGGGAACCGGGATCAGTGGACGTCTTTTCGAGCTTTTTCTGGAGAACGCGATGGAGATAGGGTGCGAACGTCTCAGCCTGGAGGTCCTGGCGGACAACGAAAGAGCCATCAGGTTTTACGAGAGGCGAGGCTACGAGAGGAAGAACAAGCTGCTTTACTTCGGCAGGTCGACGGGAAATATGATTGATAGTCCTTCTCGTCCCCCCGTCGGCGTCGATGTGGTGGAGACGGATGTCTCGATCGCGAGGGAATGTCGAGAGGGTATTCCCTCGGTCCATATCAACTGGCAGAACGAGGCGGATTATTTTTGTTCCGATAGGACCTCCCGGTGTTTCACCGCATACGAAGGGGGCGAGATGATCGGTGCGACGGTGATATCAGGCTCGGGAAAGGTCTATTTCCTCTGGGTGTCGGATTCTTGCAGGAGGGAGGGAATAGGACGGAATCTCCTCTACCGTGGGGTCGATGCGGTCCGCCCGGAAAAGCTGAGCATCAGTATGCCAGATAACATAGATATCCGTCCTTTCCTAGATGAAACGGGCTTCGTCAAGGAGTCGGTAGAACAGTACGAGATGTTCAGGATGGTTTAGCAGGGAGAGGCGACGGGGAGCGAAGAATTTCTTCTGATTTTCCTAGCATTGTTATTTGTCTTGACATGAGAAAAAACAGATGTATTATCAGAATAGTGCCATCGGCTTTTCAGCGATAAAGATTTTGGGGGAGAGGTTTATCTGAAGAGATGGAGTCGTCGACCCCCATAATAAAAACGCAGGAGATCCTTGGTTTAAAGTATTATGTTATGAGTCGGGTCGATAAAGCCCGTGGATTGAAGCAAAGTCTTATGTTATGCGTATTGTGTCGATTACCTCTTAAAACGCCCTGTTGGGTTTGAAGAGGTAATCGACGAAAAGAACTCTTTCATAGACGAAGGGACTGATGTCCATGGTTTTAAAGGATCGTCTTGTCAGATACTTGGCTCACGTCAGAGGCGGAGATGGATGGGAACAGCCGCTAATGGACCATTTGAGAAATGTCGGAAGGTTGAGCGAGAGCTTTGCAGGGAAAATTGGATTAGGCGATGCGGGAAAGATGATCGGTCTTCTCCATGACTTAGGTAAATACAGTAGCTCATTCCAGAACTACCTGCTTTCGTCCTCGGGAAAGATTAATCCCGACAGCGAGGAATATATGGATCCCTTCTCCAAAAAAGGCAAGATAGATCACTCTACGGCTGGGGCCAAGTTTATATGGGAAAAGCTCCGAGGGGTAGGTAAATGCGGACAGGGAGAGGTCTGCGCTCAGATTATGGCTCTGTGTATCGCCTCCCATCACAGTGGCATGATCGACTGTCTTTCAAAGGACGATAAGCTGGTTTTCTGGGACAGAATGGACAAACCCGACGAAGGTACTCGCTACTCTGAGTGTTTGTCGGCAATGGAGAATGATCTGAAGACCCTTTTGAACGAGAGTCTCGATGACTCTAAAGTAAATTCGATGGTGAACAGTTTTTTTAGTTATCTGAACAAAACCGCCAGGTTTTCTACCGGCGAAAAATATGGTTTTTCCACAATTGGGGCCTTCAACCTGGGAATGACAGCCAGATTTCTCCTCAGTTGTCTGGTGGATGCCGACAGAATCGACAGCGCCGAGTTCGAGGATCCCAGTAGAAAAAAAGAACGTCTGAGACGACGTGATTTCGACTGGCAAACGGGAATAGACCGATTGGAGAGAGTCCTGGATTCCTATAAGCAGGATAGCCAGGTCAACGAGATAAGGCGTCGGATATCCGACGAGTGCCTCAAAAGGGCCGATGATCCCCAAGGAATATATACCCTATCAGTACCCACCGGCGGAGGGAAGACACTGCTCAGTCTAAGATACGCCATGCGACATGCCTTACATCATGATCTACATCGAATCATATACGTAGTTCCTTTCACATCCATCATAGAGCAGAACGCCCAGGAAGTTCGATCGATTCTCGAGGGAGAAGGCGACGCCTTTCCCTGGGTGTTGGAACATCATTCCAATATAGAACCGGAAAGACAGACCTGGAGTTACAAGCTGGCGGCGGAAAACTGGGATTGCCCAGTGGTGTTTACCACTATGGTCCAGTTTCTTGAGACCCTCTTCAGAGGAGGTAATAGCAGGGTTCGACGTATGCATATGTTGGCGAAGAGCATACTAGTGTTCGATGAAATACAGTCTTTGCCCATAAAGTGTACCCATTTATTTTGCAACGCCCTTAATTTTCTGGTGGAACAGGCTGGGAGCACTGCGGTTCTCTGCACGGCTACTCAGCCTACCTTGGATAGGCTCTCCTCTCTAGGGAATCCGGGGTTGGCGGAAAAAGGAGAGCTTCATATGGCCGAAAACAGCGAGCTCGTATCGGATAAAACCTCTCTTTTCGACGATCTTAGGAGAGTCAGCATCAGGAATCTATCTAGGCCCGGGGGCTGGAGCAAAGAGGAGATCGGAGATCTAGCACTGAAAAGGCTGGAAGATTTTGGCAATTGTCTGGTCGTGGTCAATACGAAGACCTGGGCGAAGAGGCTTTTCGAGTATTGCTCCTCAGAGACGGAAGCGGAGGTGACATTCCATCTCAGCACCGGTCAGTGTCCGGCCCATCGTAAAGAATGTTTATCCGTGATACGCAAGAGGTTGATCGAGGGGAAAAGGGTTTTGTGTATAAGCACCCAGCTTATAGAGGCAGGGGTGGACGTGGATTTCGGGGCGGTAATACGTTTTATAGCGGGATTGGATTCCATAGCGCAGGCCGCAGGCCGTTGCAACCGACACGGTGAGTTACGCGATTTCGAGGGAGTTCCAATGATGGGAGACGTCTCTATTGTAAATCCGTCAGAGGAAAAAATTTCCACCCTCAAAGATATTCTCATCGGTCAGGAAAAGACCAAACGGATTTTAAGTGAGTACAAGGAAGAACATAAACATGAGCTTAAGACATGTGAGGCTACGGATTACAGTGGACTATTGGATCCGATCACTCTATACAGGTACTTCGATTATTTCTTTTTCGAACGGACTGACGAGATGGGCTACAACTTCAGCGGTAAAGGTGGTCGGGACGATAACCTGTTGAATCTGCTCTCTTTGAACGATAGAAGTGGTTTGGCCGAGTTCAATGTTAATAGAAAAAACACTGGTAAGGCCCCTCTGTTGTTGCAGTCGTTTAAGTACGCAGGAGAAATTTTTAGAGCTATAGATGCCCCGACCAATTCTGTTATATGTCCTTACGGCGAAGGCGAGAAGTTGATCTCGAAGCTGTGTTCTTTGTCGATAGGATTCGAGTTTGAAGAATACGGAGCTCTTTTAAGGAGGGCTCAGCAATATAGCGTAAACGTGTTTCCAAACGTGTGGAAAAGGCTCTGTAACGCGGGAGCCGTTCACGAAATTCAAGAAGGAGAGGGAGTGTTCTACCTTGATAAAACCTTCTACAACTCCGATTTTGGTCTTTGCCTCGAGCAGGACGCCCCTATGGAGCCGTTGATATCATGAGATATGACATGCCTAAAAACAGTCTCAGCTTTTTGTTGTGGGGAAGATATGCTATGTTCACCGACCCTATAACGAGGATAGGTGGAGAAAAGTGCTCGTATCATATCCCCACTTACGAGGCTCTGAAGGGAGTCCTCAAGTCGATATATTGGAAGCCAACGATAATTTGGTATGTCGATAAGGTTAGGGTGATGAGCTCTTTTCGCACTCAGACAAAGGGTACCAAGCCTCTTAAGTGGGGTGGTGGAAACGATTTGTCCATATATACCTTTCTACATGAAGTTTCGTACCAGGTAGTGGCCCATTTCGAGTGGAACGAACACAGACCTGAACTGGCCGGTGACCGTATAGACGGAAAGCATTACAACATAGCTAAGCGATCTCTGGATCGAGGGGGTAGGCAGGATGTCTTTCTAGGGACCAGAGATTGCCAGGGGTACGTGGAGCCATGTGTTTTCGGCGAAGGGCCGGGAGATTATGACGATCTGGACGAACTGGCCTTTGGTCTGATGTTCCATGGTTTCGACTACCCCGACGAGACGGGAGAGGAGAAGCTGTACAGTCGTTTCTGGTATCCGGTTATGGAGAAAGGAATAGTGACCTTCCCCCGTCCGGAGAACTGCCCGGTGAAGAGATATATCCGTCCTATGGAGCCAAAGTCTTTCTCTGAGGGGAATAATTTCCGGAACGTGGATGAAGAGGAGCATTGCCATGAGCTGGATGGGTAAACTTTACGATACCTATGAAAGAGCTATGGAATTGAACCTCCCCCAAGAGGAAAAGCCGATCCCGGAGGGACACGTAGTTCAAAATGCTCACATAAACATAGTCCTAGATAGCGAGGGGAATTTCAAGCGAGCCAGCGTGATCGGGAAAGTCCCGGTGGTCCTACCGGCGACTGAAAAATCCGCTGGTAGAACCAGTGGAGAGGCCCCCCATCCTTTGGCTGACAAACTGCAATATGTGGCAGGTGACTATGCTGAACTTGGAGGTAAAAAACCCTCGTATTTTGATGGATATCTGGAGCAGCTTAAAAATTGGCGTGATTTTTTAAAGGATCATAAGGATATCGCATTTTCAAAGGTTAACGCAGTGTATAGTTACGTTGGTAAAGGATGTGTAATAGACGATCTCGTGAAAGAAAGCGTGGTCTGGCTGGATTCGAAGGGAAAGCTGGCCTGTAGTACAGATCAACTTTCCGATGAGGATCAAAAGAAGGCTTCTTTATTGAGGTTTTTGCCTAAAGAGAAGGGAGAATTCGAACAAGGAAGTGCCTTAGTGTGTTGGACCGTAGAGATCTCCCATGATCTCCAATCCAACACATGGAAAGATTTAGAGATTCAGCGAGCCTGGAGGGATTATTTATTGTCCCAGGAAACGATTAAGGGCTTGTGCTATGTGACAGGAAAAGATGTTGCCATAGCCCTAAATCATCCGGCGAGGCTTCGTAATTCCGGAGACAAAGCAAAACTCATATCGAGCAACGATAAGGACGGTTTTACGTTTCGAGGAAAGTTTTTCGATAGTAAAAAAACTATCGAGAAAGAGGGCTATCAGGCAGCCAACGTAGGGAGTTCTGTCTCTCAAAGGGCCCACAGCGCTCTCCGCTGGCTCATAGATAGGCAGGGTTTCAAGAATGGAGATCAGATTGTTATTGCCTGGGCAATTAGCGGAAAAAAAGTTCCACCTCCGATGGAGTCTCTGCCGGAGTTTGATTTCGATGATCTAGGAGAAGGGGCATGCGAGACCTCCGATGTGGACATAAGGGACATGAGTCCTGATCTGTCCTCCGATCTTGGGCAGGGGTTTGCCAGAAAGCTGACTCTCTATATGAATGGTTATAGAAGTTCTCTTTCTCCCGACGAGTCTGTGGTCATAATGTCCATCGATTCGGCCACGCCTGGAAGAATGGGCATCACATACTACAGAGAGTGCTTTGCCCATGAATATGTGGATAGAGTCGCCCAATGGCATTCTGACTTCGCCTGGCTTCAGAGAAAGGGCGATGGAGGAACTGGAAGAGGCAAATATGAGGATTGGGAGGAATTCGCCCCAGCTCCTCCTCTTATAGTCGGTTGTTCATACGACGAGTCTTTGAAGGGGAACACGAAGTTCAAGGGATTCACCTACGAGAGGATTTTGCCAGCGATAGTGGAGTCCAGAAATATCCCCTACGACATAGTCGCTTCATCAGTTCGAAAAGCATGTGCTCCTAGGCGAGCCTCTAAAAAAGGTGGAGCTGATTACAAGGAGTGGGAGAAAACTTTAGGTGTCGCCTGTGCCCTTTACAGGGGCTTTTTCAGGCGACATGAGAATACAGACAAAAGGAGGTATTACCCCGTGGGATTGGATGTTGAGAACAGATCGAGAAGTTACCTTTTCGGGCGACTTCTTGCGATCGCCGATGGAATAGAGAGTTTTGCTCTTATCAAGTCCAATGAGACCAGACCAACATCAGCAGAAAGGTTAATGCAGCGTTTTGCCAGTCATCCCTGTTCGACCTGGAGGACCATAGAACTCTCCCTTCAACCCTATATGCAGAGGCTTTTGCGTAGCGGTCATGGCGGATTTATAACCAACAGGAAAAGGGATCTCGACTCGGTGATGGAGCTTTTCGACGGTGCGGATTTCTCCAGCGATGCCCCTCTGGAAGGGGAGTTTCTGCTGGGTTTTCATTGTCAAAGGCTGGAATTGCTTAGAAAAAAAGATAAATCGGCTACCGATAATAGCGAGGGAGGGAACAAGTAATGAGCTTGAGCAAGAAAATTGATTTTGCCTTGGTATTCTCTGTCGATAGAGCCAATCCTAACGGTGATCCTCTTAACGGCAATCGCCCCAGAATTGACTACGAAGGATACGGAGAGGTTTCCGATGTGTGTCTCAAACGAAAGATACGAGATCGCTTGGTGGAGGATGGATATTCTATATTCGTGCAGTCGGATCAGAAAAAGATAGATGGCATGCCTAGTTTGAGGAAGCGTGCGGAGTCGGCGGATTTCGGTTTAGGCAAGGAGGCTTTTGATTCCAAAAAGACGAAGGCAGAGGATTTTGTTAAAAAAGCCTGTGGAAAATGGTTAGACGTGAGGACGTTTGGACAGCTTTTCGCTTTTGGGAACGATAACAAAGGAGGAGTGTCCATCCCTATACGTGGTCCTATGACGATTCAGTCTGCCTTTTCCGTAGAGCCTGTCTCTGTTGCAAGTATACAGATCACAAAAAGTGTAAGCGGAGATGGGGATGGCTCGAAAAGAGGCTCCGATACGATGGGGATGAAACATCGGGTCGATCATGGAATATACGTGACCTACGGTGCGATCAGCCCTCAGTTGGCGGAGAGAACTGGCTTCAGCGATGAGGATGCCGAAGTGATAAAAAGAGTTCTTCCCAAGATTTTCGAGGGTGACGCCTCTTCCGCTAGGCCAGAGGGATCTATGTCTGTCATAAAAGTTCTCTGGTGGGAGCATTCTTCAAAGATGGGAAGCTTTTCCTCAGCAAAAGTGCACGGAACCTTGACGGTGAACCCCGATGGGTCCTATGAAGTAGATTCTTTAGAGGGTATTTCTCTTGAGGAGATAGACGGTTTTTAACGAATCGCGAACTATAAGCGAGCAATGTCGGGAGTTTGGCTGAATTGGTTTGATCTCCCGTAGCTGTCTGTATAAATGTAAAGTTGAGTTGAAAAAGAGGTTCGCGATTCAGAGTTTGCAGTGGTCGGAAGCTTTTTTGCAGAGATTTTAAAGGTCGATAGGCTGAAGTGCTTGGAGATTCGCAAAAAAAGCTCAGTAATCCTGGCGATACGAACGATTGAGAAGGACGCTGTCGCTCCCTCACGGGAGCGTGGATTGAAACCCTTTGGGATATCCATGGTAAGGATGGGGTCCCCGTCGCTCCCTCACGGGAGCGTGGATTGAAACCCCTCCTCGGGTATGCTACAGGCCCCCGATTTTCGTCGCTCCCTCACGGGAGCGTGGATTGAAACCTTAAGGAGGCAAGACCCCATGAATAACACGGCAGTCGCTCCCTCACGGGAGCGTGGATTGAAACTCGAGCTCAAGCGGCTAAGTCTTGGCGAT carries:
- the cas7c gene encoding type I-C CRISPR-associated protein Cas7/Csd2, giving the protein MSLSKKIDFALVFSVDRANPNGDPLNGNRPRIDYEGYGEVSDVCLKRKIRDRLVEDGYSIFVQSDQKKIDGMPSLRKRAESADFGLGKEAFDSKKTKAEDFVKKACGKWLDVRTFGQLFAFGNDNKGGVSIPIRGPMTIQSAFSVEPVSVASIQITKSVSGDGDGSKRGSDTMGMKHRVDHGIYVTYGAISPQLAERTGFSDEDAEVIKRVLPKIFEGDASSARPEGSMSVIKVLWWEHSSKMGSFSSAKVHGTLTVNPDGSYEVDSLEGISLEEIDGF
- a CDS encoding Fic family protein codes for the protein MTSNKNLIPIVRVERAARVHADFVKIHPFVGNGRTSRLLMNLELMKSGFPPVVLPGLFQYGSTSGRCR
- a CDS encoding GNAT family N-acetyltransferase; this encodes MKSKSDGVSSMTLDVDGFFDRFFGPEGNDTDHSFVAVEKGAPVGLILGGVRRFDGYRNMRCGTLCVPPEIRGTGISGRLFELFLENAMEIGCERLSLEVLADNERAIRFYERRGYERKNKLLYFGRSTGNMIDSPSRPPVGVDVVETDVSIARECREGIPSVHINWQNEADYFCSDRTSRCFTAYEGGEMIGATVISGSGKVYFLWVSDSCRREGIGRNLLYRGVDAVRPEKLSISMPDNIDIRPFLDETGFVKESVEQYEMFRMV
- the cas5c gene encoding type I-C CRISPR-associated protein Cas5c — protein: MPKNSLSFLLWGRYAMFTDPITRIGGEKCSYHIPTYEALKGVLKSIYWKPTIIWYVDKVRVMSSFRTQTKGTKPLKWGGGNDLSIYTFLHEVSYQVVAHFEWNEHRPELAGDRIDGKHYNIAKRSLDRGGRQDVFLGTRDCQGYVEPCVFGEGPGDYDDLDELAFGLMFHGFDYPDETGEEKLYSRFWYPVMEKGIVTFPRPENCPVKRYIRPMEPKSFSEGNNFRNVDEEEHCHELDG
- the cas8c gene encoding type I-C CRISPR-associated protein Cas8c/Csd1; amino-acid sequence: MSWMGKLYDTYERAMELNLPQEEKPIPEGHVVQNAHINIVLDSEGNFKRASVIGKVPVVLPATEKSAGRTSGEAPHPLADKLQYVAGDYAELGGKKPSYFDGYLEQLKNWRDFLKDHKDIAFSKVNAVYSYVGKGCVIDDLVKESVVWLDSKGKLACSTDQLSDEDQKKASLLRFLPKEKGEFEQGSALVCWTVEISHDLQSNTWKDLEIQRAWRDYLLSQETIKGLCYVTGKDVAIALNHPARLRNSGDKAKLISSNDKDGFTFRGKFFDSKKTIEKEGYQAANVGSSVSQRAHSALRWLIDRQGFKNGDQIVIAWAISGKKVPPPMESLPEFDFDDLGEGACETSDVDIRDMSPDLSSDLGQGFARKLTLYMNGYRSSLSPDESVVIMSIDSATPGRMGITYYRECFAHEYVDRVAQWHSDFAWLQRKGDGGTGRGKYEDWEEFAPAPPLIVGCSYDESLKGNTKFKGFTYERILPAIVESRNIPYDIVASSVRKACAPRRASKKGGADYKEWEKTLGVACALYRGFFRRHENTDKRRYYPVGLDVENRSRSYLFGRLLAIADGIESFALIKSNETRPTSAERLMQRFASHPCSTWRTIELSLQPYMQRLLRSGHGGFITNRKRDLDSVMELFDGADFSSDAPLEGEFLLGFHCQRLELLRKKDKSATDNSEGGNK
- a CDS encoding CRISPR-associated endonuclease Cas3'' codes for the protein MVLKDRLVRYLAHVRGGDGWEQPLMDHLRNVGRLSESFAGKIGLGDAGKMIGLLHDLGKYSSSFQNYLLSSSGKINPDSEEYMDPFSKKGKIDHSTAGAKFIWEKLRGVGKCGQGEVCAQIMALCIASHHSGMIDCLSKDDKLVFWDRMDKPDEGTRYSECLSAMENDLKTLLNESLDDSKVNSMVNSFFSYLNKTARFSTGEKYGFSTIGAFNLGMTARFLLSCLVDADRIDSAEFEDPSRKKERLRRRDFDWQTGIDRLERVLDSYKQDSQVNEIRRRISDECLKRADDPQGIYTLSVPTGGGKTLLSLRYAMRHALHHDLHRIIYVVPFTSIIEQNAQEVRSILEGEGDAFPWVLEHHSNIEPERQTWSYKLAAENWDCPVVFTTMVQFLETLFRGGNSRVRRMHMLAKSILVFDEIQSLPIKCTHLFCNALNFLVEQAGSTAVLCTATQPTLDRLSSLGNPGLAEKGELHMAENSELVSDKTSLFDDLRRVSIRNLSRPGGWSKEEIGDLALKRLEDFGNCLVVVNTKTWAKRLFEYCSSETEAEVTFHLSTGQCPAHRKECLSVIRKRLIEGKRVLCISTQLIEAGVDVDFGAVIRFIAGLDSIAQAAGRCNRHGELRDFEGVPMMGDVSIVNPSEEKISTLKDILIGQEKTKRILSEYKEEHKHELKTCEATDYSGLLDPITLYRYFDYFFFERTDEMGYNFSGKGGRDDNLLNLLSLNDRSGLAEFNVNRKNTGKAPLLLQSFKYAGEIFRAIDAPTNSVICPYGEGEKLISKLCSLSIGFEFEEYGALLRRAQQYSVNVFPNVWKRLCNAGAVHEIQEGEGVFYLDKTFYNSDFGLCLEQDAPMEPLIS
- a CDS encoding aminotransferase class I/II-fold pyridoxal phosphate-dependent enzyme — its product is MKIRSFKLERYFARYEFSAKHIMSASDCESMTVAELMALGGDETMEAWKDLRLNYTEPKGHPDLLAGIADRYDGIGPENLITLVPEEGIFLAMNALLEQGDHVIALSPIYQSLLEIPRSIGCTVSEWPIVLEENRWKLDLKRLESLFKPETKLLVVNFPHNPTGFQPTKEEFRRILSLAEERGIWVFSDEMYRGLEPTAGLRLPSAAEIYPKAVSLSGLSKSYGLPGLRMGWLACTDHDLMEKVTCLRDYTTICGSAPSELLSIMALRCADDLMERCRKIVAENGVTAAEFFGKHEDLFRWIPPMAGSIGFPVLNGDFPAEDFFTHVVEKKSLMVLPGSVFGVDENHFRIGLGRKDFSKCCEILEEYLRERG